The proteins below are encoded in one region of Euryarchaeota archaeon:
- a CDS encoding 50S ribosomal protein L31e, protein MAEDERIYTIPLRTAKTVPRTQRAERAVTFIRKFASRHMKADADKIWIDNPVNEVVWARSMQKPPPRIRVKMIKFEDGVVEVSLPEEGAETAGSKRKKPEDAAAEADSAGETKTRPAAKGKSTKGKKAAAAEKTDQPKALA, encoded by the coding sequence ATGGCAGAAGACGAGAGGATCTACACCATACCGCTCCGGACCGCGAAGACGGTGCCAAGGACGCAACGCGCCGAGCGGGCGGTCACGTTCATCAGGAAATTCGCCTCGCGCCACATGAAGGCGGATGCGGACAAGATCTGGATCGACAACCCAGTGAACGAGGTCGTCTGGGCGCGCTCTATGCAAAAGCCGCCGCCGCGGATCCGCGTGAAGATGATCAAGTTCGAGGACGGCGTCGTCGAGGTGTCGCTTCCCGAGGAAGGCGCGGAGACCGCGGGCTCGAAGCGCAAAAAGCCCGAGGACGCGGCCGCCGAGGCGGATTCGGCCGGTGAGACCAAAACCAGACCGGCGGCGAAGGGCAAGTCCACGAAGGGGAAGAAGGCCGCAGCGGCTGAAAAAACCGACCAGCCCAAGGCGCTAGCCTAA
- a CDS encoding 50S ribosomal protein L39e, producing MGKKSLGKKTRLAKTQKANRRVPAWVMMRTSRRFQSHPKRHHWRRSRLQK from the coding sequence ATGGGCAAGAAATCCCTAGGAAAGAAGACGCGACTCGCCAAGACCCAGAAAGCGAACCGACGGGTCCCAGCCTGGGTCATGATGAGGACGTCGCGGCGCTTCCAATCGCACCCGAAGCGGCACCATTGGCGCCGATCAAGACTCCAGAAGTGA
- a CDS encoding DNA-binding protein — translation MGGNDEELEELRKRRLAQLQQNAAGQEAQAAEQAAARAEADAQRKQILRQILEPEARERLTRISMARPDVGAAIENQLIALAQSGRIQRKIDDETLRVLIERLLPKKRETRIERRGK, via the coding sequence GTGGGCGGAAACGACGAGGAACTGGAGGAATTGCGCAAGCGTCGCCTCGCGCAGCTCCAACAGAACGCCGCGGGCCAAGAGGCGCAGGCTGCCGAACAGGCGGCGGCGCGGGCCGAGGCGGACGCGCAGAGGAAGCAGATCCTCCGCCAGATACTCGAGCCAGAGGCGCGCGAACGGCTGACGCGTATATCGATGGCCCGGCCCGATGTCGGTGCGGCCATCGAGAACCAGCTCATCGCGCTCGCACAAAGCGGGCGCATCCAACGGAAAATAGACGACGAGACGCTCCGGGTCCTCATCGAGAGGCTCCTCCCCAAGAAGCGGGAGACCCGGATCGAGCGTCGCGGGAAGTGA
- a CDS encoding 30S ribosomal protein S19e, whose protein sequence is MTTVYDVPADMLIAKVTEKLRVNDKIATPAWAPFAKTGVHREKAPYDREWWHGRVAAVLRKVYTMGPIGVSKLRAEYGGTRDRGAAPNRARSGSGSIIRESLQQLEAAGLVMTQKGDGRVVSAAGRKLCDAAAHEVAEALVTTIPALAKY, encoded by the coding sequence ATGACTACCGTCTACGACGTTCCCGCCGACATGCTCATCGCGAAGGTCACTGAGAAGCTTCGCGTCAACGACAAGATAGCGACGCCGGCGTGGGCGCCATTCGCGAAGACCGGTGTTCACCGGGAGAAGGCGCCGTACGACCGCGAATGGTGGCATGGCCGCGTCGCGGCGGTGCTTCGGAAAGTCTACACGATGGGCCCCATCGGGGTCTCGAAACTCCGCGCAGAGTACGGCGGCACGCGTGACCGTGGCGCGGCACCCAACCGGGCACGGAGCGGCTCGGGCAGCATCATCCGCGAATCCCTTCAACAGCTCGAGGCGGCGGGCCTCGTCATGACCCAGAAAGGCGACGGCCGCGTGGTAAGTGCCGCAGGCAGGAAACTCTGCGACGCCGCGGCCCATGAGGTCGCCGAGGCCCTGGTCACGACGATCCCGGCCTTGGCGAAATACTAG
- a CDS encoding YhbY family RNA-binding protein has translation MLSGEERRRLRASANELPVMVQVGKAGISEGIVKELDERLETDKLVKVRFLATARESEEKSVLAGRLAEVVGCELVEIRGHTAVFFRAHRTKQITGPNRDK, from the coding sequence ATGCTGTCCGGTGAAGAGAGGAGACGCCTGCGGGCAAGCGCCAACGAACTGCCCGTGATGGTCCAAGTAGGCAAGGCAGGAATATCCGAAGGCATCGTGAAGGAACTCGACGAACGCCTCGAAACGGACAAGCTCGTCAAGGTCAGGTTCCTTGCGACGGCGCGCGAGAGCGAGGAAAAATCGGTGCTGGCAGGACGCCTCGCCGAGGTCGTCGGTTGCGAACTAGTGGAGATCCGGGGCCACACCGCCGTCTTTTTCCGGGCCCACCGCACGAAGCAAATCACTGGCCCCAATAGGGATAAATAG
- a CDS encoding ribonuclease P — MSRRDKGLERDIALLRIDQLAALSAKALSNGKADRAKRYGELARRINMRYKARSRTMRLAFCRKCNMPLVAGSTLRARTLAGRLVRTCLVCGDVRRTVIGRRSKHAVR; from the coding sequence GTGTCCCGCCGTGATAAGGGCTTGGAGCGCGACATCGCGCTTCTTCGCATCGACCAGCTCGCGGCCCTTTCCGCGAAGGCGCTGTCCAACGGAAAGGCCGACCGGGCCAAGCGCTACGGCGAGCTTGCGCGGCGCATCAACATGCGCTACAAGGCCCGCAGCCGCACGATGAGGCTCGCCTTCTGCCGCAAGTGCAACATGCCGCTCGTCGCCGGGAGCACTCTTCGGGCAAGGACGCTTGCGGGGCGACTCGTGCGCACGTGTCTCGTTTGCGGCGACGTGCGTCGGACGGTCATCGGCCGGAGGTCGAAACATGCTGTCCGGTGA
- a CDS encoding S8 family serine peptidase → MKPGAVFLTLILVIPTAIVTATDGSPTQGRLDPLVSSWAEERAGESVSILVRFSSPPGPAQFKALYERGFTPLVTYKILPTVLVTGPAVLAPSLASISGVEFVEADRTIPYLLDTATEAVGARPLWTSSHTRWAANGSSTPVAMGIDGSGIGIAIVDSGIDATHPDLLLKDLGEATGKPWTTKANYKVVGRDSVELVANSPLDGPVQANMLAIPMAHTDNTGGHGTHVAGAAAGKAVASEGKYKGSAPGSFLVGYGAGEALVVGLALAAFDHIYQHHEELGIRIVSNSWGGAGDWQPDFSVTKAAQKLVNEEGLVVLFAAGNSGGDGNTISTSTWANIPEVISVANWNEALTYVDGSSSRGQKNLERTWPDFAAVGTNLISTAALAGPVTYYGNAQDALLLGSEMVVPVPTPFTVEEEGIIVGPYASFTGTSMATPLAAGVVAQLLQANQDLSPAEVKELLRETASMPSGKTYAADGFALGRGLIDASRATAAALRHGDGLSIRNAVLSSTATGSPLVLNAEEPDAGPISVEPAIPASIVAGVPTLYTAEATGG, encoded by the coding sequence GTGAAACCGGGGGCAGTGTTCCTAACTCTCATACTGGTGATTCCGACAGCAATCGTGACCGCAACCGATGGATCGCCTACGCAAGGTCGTCTTGACCCGCTCGTTTCGTCGTGGGCCGAGGAACGTGCCGGCGAGTCCGTTTCGATCCTAGTCCGGTTTTCGTCGCCTCCGGGCCCCGCGCAGTTCAAGGCGCTATACGAGCGCGGATTCACGCCGCTTGTGACATACAAGATCCTTCCCACGGTGCTCGTCACGGGCCCCGCCGTCCTGGCCCCGAGCCTTGCGTCCATAAGCGGCGTGGAGTTCGTCGAGGCCGACCGGACCATTCCATATCTTCTTGACACGGCGACTGAGGCCGTCGGGGCAAGACCATTGTGGACAAGCTCGCACACACGCTGGGCCGCAAACGGCTCGTCGACGCCCGTCGCCATGGGCATCGACGGGAGCGGCATCGGGATCGCCATCGTCGACTCCGGCATCGACGCGACCCACCCCGACCTCTTGTTGAAAGACCTCGGCGAGGCCACGGGCAAGCCATGGACCACGAAGGCGAACTACAAGGTGGTCGGCCGCGACTCCGTCGAACTTGTGGCGAATTCGCCGCTCGACGGCCCGGTCCAGGCGAACATGCTGGCAATCCCCATGGCGCACACGGATAACACGGGCGGGCATGGGACGCACGTGGCCGGGGCGGCGGCAGGAAAGGCAGTCGCGTCCGAAGGCAAGTACAAGGGATCCGCGCCGGGATCGTTCCTAGTCGGCTACGGGGCGGGCGAAGCGCTCGTCGTGGGGCTGGCGCTAGCTGCTTTCGACCACATCTACCAGCACCATGAGGAACTCGGCATCCGGATCGTGTCCAACTCCTGGGGGGGAGCCGGCGATTGGCAACCCGATTTCTCGGTGACGAAGGCCGCGCAAAAACTGGTCAACGAGGAAGGGCTTGTCGTCCTGTTCGCGGCGGGAAACAGCGGCGGCGACGGCAACACGATTTCCACCAGCACGTGGGCTAACATCCCGGAGGTCATCAGTGTGGCGAACTGGAACGAGGCGCTCACCTACGTTGATGGCAGTTCGAGCCGGGGACAGAAGAACCTGGAAAGGACGTGGCCAGACTTTGCGGCCGTGGGGACGAACTTGATAAGCACGGCGGCTTTGGCCGGTCCCGTCACTTACTACGGGAACGCCCAGGACGCCCTTCTCCTTGGAAGCGAGATGGTGGTCCCTGTCCCGACCCCATTCACCGTGGAAGAGGAGGGGATCATCGTCGGCCCGTATGCGTCCTTCACCGGGACGTCGATGGCGACGCCCTTGGCGGCCGGCGTGGTCGCGCAGCTGCTCCAGGCGAACCAGGACCTCTCTCCAGCGGAAGTGAAGGAGTTACTGCGTGAGACTGCCTCGATGCCTTCCGGCAAGACCTATGCCGCCGATGGGTTCGCGCTCGGCCGCGGGCTCATCGATGCGTCGAGGGCGACGGCCGCGGCTCTTCGACATGGCGATGGTTTGAGCATCAGGAACGCGGTCCTCTCCTCCACGGCGACGGGCTCGCCGCTGGTCCTCAACGCAGAGGAGCCAGATGCCGGGCCCATAAGCGTAGAACCGGCTATCCCCGCGAGCATCGTCGCAGGCGTCCCGACCTTATACACGGCCGAAGCGACGGGCGGATAA